A single region of the Oncorhynchus keta strain PuntledgeMale-10-30-2019 chromosome 4, Oket_V2, whole genome shotgun sequence genome encodes:
- the zgc:66447 gene encoding SLAIN motif-containing protein-like isoform X1, whose product MVVPDSAGEVQPAGNDCTGGLMKTSQQSYEEEQELAGVELEEVRKLQELIRRLEVQNQTLRNRGDSKNLHLRGATTTNSNLTTSTNINERISSSKEVTNTNSPLRLGSSGSCGTELGSSNLELSPPQDSSSDLELSPPQDSSSSEDISPLPAANRIEDADGGLCAGFLTLPCGNGPGSAPTQGLSTTPESPSLDSYESETLAESDSGVDPLALDEVDVLDLWEDLAEVDDEDSWLYVSPKKQVVAEPRPESPLKWCRKVLDHPSPETEVACRTLLNRLDQSTHLPTSRWRNIYSSSGQTGEAGSSGSGLLSPGYHNKSTNKILLTSGGSGYMSMYSALSSQSSVDSELSTSDDSITMGYKLQDLTDVQIMARLQEESLRQDYASSSASVSRRSSSASLQSLRRGGTYSDQEFDTYSLEDEEDECCSLPQRRLRYSPSPLGSPRCLSPSPGSQGQAEYSRLGAPRQRAPRRSLQGPGPELLKFAKTEEEVRHSMPNLAPRTSLRSLEAVRNSRSMEANLQSSGNRISHLPHSPSSGMSSSRMRGSGQSPLSMRVPVKAMGSMSGARQPSRVLPVVQSGPNGGVRRVQSPGPANGGAYPAGRASTGGGRQAAAPSSRGRLAQTPRRSMGMTRTNGPISNESWRDGCY is encoded by the exons ATGGTAGTTCCGGACAGCGCCGGTGAGGTCCAACCGGCAGGCAATGACTGTACCGGGGGTCTCATGAAGACGTCCCAGCAAAGCTACGAGGAAGAGCAGGAGCTAGCAGGGGTGGAGTTGGAGGAGGTACGTAAGCTCCAGGAGCTCATTCGAAGACTCGAGGTCCAGAATCAAACACTCCGCAACAGGGGAGACAGTAAGAATCTACATCTCAGAGGAGCGACCACCACAAACAGTAACCTCACAACCAGTACCAACATCAATGAGAGAATCTCTTCCAGCAAAGAGGTTACCAACACCAACTCCCCTCTCAGGTTGGGGAGCAGTGGAAGCTGTGGAACGGAACTAGGCAGCAGTAACTTGGAGCTGTCCCCTCCtcaggacagcagcagtgacttGGAGCTGTCCCCTCCTCAGGACAGTAGTAGCAGTGAGGATATCTCCCCACTCCCTGCAGCTAACCGGATAGAGGATGCGGATGGTGGATTGTGTGCAGGCTTTCTGACCCTGCCGTGCGGGAATGGACCAGGATCGGCACCGACCCAGGGGCTAAGCACAACCCCAGAGAGTCCCTCTCTGGACAGTTATGAGTCTGAGACCCTGGCGGAGAGCGACTCGGGGGTGGACCCGTTGGCCCTGGATGAGGTTGATGTTCTGGACCTATGGGAGGACCTTGCAGAGGTGGATGACGAGGACAGCTG gttgtatgTCTCCCCTAAGAAGCAGGTAGTTGCTGAGCCCAGACCTGAGTCTCCTCTGAAGTGGTGTCGGAAGGTTCTGGACCACCCCAGCCCAGAGACGGAGGTGGCCTGTCGCACCCTGCTCAACCGTCTCGACCAGAGTACACACCTACCTA CGTCTCGCTGGAGGAACATCTACAGCAGCTCTGGTCAGACGGGGGAGGCTGGCTCCTCTGGCTCTGGCCTCCTCTCTCCTGGGTACCACAACAAATCCACTAACAAAATCCTACTAACCAGTGGTGGCTCAG GCTACATGAGTATGTACTCTGCTCTGAGTTCCCAGTCATCTGTAGACAGTGAGCTGAGTACCTCAGACGACTCCATCACCATGGGTTACAAGCTACAGGACCTCACTGATGTCCAGATCATGGCCCGCCtacaggaagaga gtTTGAGACAGGACtatgcctccagctctgcctcaGTGTCTCGTCGTagttcctctgcctccctccagtcTCTACGTCGGGGTGGAACCTACAGCGACCAGGAGTTTGATACCTACAGcttggaggatgaggaggatgagtgTTGCTCTCTGCCCCAGCGACGCCTCCgctactccccctctcccctgggcTCGCCCCGctgcctctccccctcaccaGGCTCCCAGGGCCAGGCAGAGTACAGCAGGCTGGGGGCCCCCCGGCAACGCGCTCCACGTCGATCGCTACAGGGACCCGGGCCCGAGCTGCTAAAGTTCGCCAAGACCGAGG AAGAGGTGAGGCACAGCATGCCTAACCTGGCCCCCCGCACCAGCCTGCGTTCCCTGGAGGCGGTCAGGAACAGCCGCAGCATGGAGGCTAACCTCCAGAGCTCTGGCAACCGCATATCTCACCTGCCCCACTCCccttcctcag GTATGTCATCTAGTCGGATGCGAGGCAGTGGCCAGTCCCCTCTGTCCATGCGGGTCCCTGTCAAAGCCATGGGCTCCATGTCAGGGGCCCGCCAGCCCTCCAGGGTCCTGCCTGTAGTCCAGAGTGGACCCAATGGAGGGGTACGGAGGGTCCAGTCCCCAGGGCCTGCCAATGGAGGAGCCTACCCAGCTGGGAGAGCCTCTACTGGGGGTGGGAGGCAAGCAGCAGCCCCATCCTCCAGGGGAAGACTGGCCCAGACACCGAGAAG GTCTATGGGGATGACTAGAACAAATGGCCCAATCTCAAATGAGTCGTGGAGAGACGGCTGTTACTGA
- the zgc:66447 gene encoding SLAIN motif-containing protein-like isoform X2, protein MVVPDSAGEVQPAGNDCTGGLMKTSQQSYEEEQELAGVELEEVRKLQELIRRLEVQNQTLRNRGDSKNLHLRGATTTNSNLTTSTNINERISSSKEVTNTNSPLRLGSSGSCGTELGSSNLELSPPQDSSSDLELSPPQDSSSSEDISPLPAANRIEDADGGLCAGFLTLPCGNGPGSAPTQGLSTTPESPSLDSYESETLAESDSGVDPLALDEVDVLDLWEDLAEVDDEDSWLYVSPKKQVVAEPRPESPLKWCRKVLDHPSPETEVACRTLLNRLDQSTHLPTSRWRNIYSSSGQTGEAGSSGSGLLSPGYHNKSTNKILLTSGGSGYMSMYSALSSQSSVDSELSTSDDSITMGYKLQDLTDVQIMARLQEESLRQDYASSSASVSRRSSSASLQSLRRGGTYSDQEFDTYSLEDEEDECCSLPQRRLRYSPSPLGSPRCLSPSPGSQGQAEYSRLGAPRQRAPRRSLQGPGPELLKFAKTEEVRHSMPNLAPRTSLRSLEAVRNSRSMEANLQSSGNRISHLPHSPSSGMSSSRMRGSGQSPLSMRVPVKAMGSMSGARQPSRVLPVVQSGPNGGVRRVQSPGPANGGAYPAGRASTGGGRQAAAPSSRGRLAQTPRRSMGMTRTNGPISNESWRDGCY, encoded by the exons ATGGTAGTTCCGGACAGCGCCGGTGAGGTCCAACCGGCAGGCAATGACTGTACCGGGGGTCTCATGAAGACGTCCCAGCAAAGCTACGAGGAAGAGCAGGAGCTAGCAGGGGTGGAGTTGGAGGAGGTACGTAAGCTCCAGGAGCTCATTCGAAGACTCGAGGTCCAGAATCAAACACTCCGCAACAGGGGAGACAGTAAGAATCTACATCTCAGAGGAGCGACCACCACAAACAGTAACCTCACAACCAGTACCAACATCAATGAGAGAATCTCTTCCAGCAAAGAGGTTACCAACACCAACTCCCCTCTCAGGTTGGGGAGCAGTGGAAGCTGTGGAACGGAACTAGGCAGCAGTAACTTGGAGCTGTCCCCTCCtcaggacagcagcagtgacttGGAGCTGTCCCCTCCTCAGGACAGTAGTAGCAGTGAGGATATCTCCCCACTCCCTGCAGCTAACCGGATAGAGGATGCGGATGGTGGATTGTGTGCAGGCTTTCTGACCCTGCCGTGCGGGAATGGACCAGGATCGGCACCGACCCAGGGGCTAAGCACAACCCCAGAGAGTCCCTCTCTGGACAGTTATGAGTCTGAGACCCTGGCGGAGAGCGACTCGGGGGTGGACCCGTTGGCCCTGGATGAGGTTGATGTTCTGGACCTATGGGAGGACCTTGCAGAGGTGGATGACGAGGACAGCTG gttgtatgTCTCCCCTAAGAAGCAGGTAGTTGCTGAGCCCAGACCTGAGTCTCCTCTGAAGTGGTGTCGGAAGGTTCTGGACCACCCCAGCCCAGAGACGGAGGTGGCCTGTCGCACCCTGCTCAACCGTCTCGACCAGAGTACACACCTACCTA CGTCTCGCTGGAGGAACATCTACAGCAGCTCTGGTCAGACGGGGGAGGCTGGCTCCTCTGGCTCTGGCCTCCTCTCTCCTGGGTACCACAACAAATCCACTAACAAAATCCTACTAACCAGTGGTGGCTCAG GCTACATGAGTATGTACTCTGCTCTGAGTTCCCAGTCATCTGTAGACAGTGAGCTGAGTACCTCAGACGACTCCATCACCATGGGTTACAAGCTACAGGACCTCACTGATGTCCAGATCATGGCCCGCCtacaggaagaga gtTTGAGACAGGACtatgcctccagctctgcctcaGTGTCTCGTCGTagttcctctgcctccctccagtcTCTACGTCGGGGTGGAACCTACAGCGACCAGGAGTTTGATACCTACAGcttggaggatgaggaggatgagtgTTGCTCTCTGCCCCAGCGACGCCTCCgctactccccctctcccctgggcTCGCCCCGctgcctctccccctcaccaGGCTCCCAGGGCCAGGCAGAGTACAGCAGGCTGGGGGCCCCCCGGCAACGCGCTCCACGTCGATCGCTACAGGGACCCGGGCCCGAGCTGCTAAAGTTCGCCAAGACCGAGG AGGTGAGGCACAGCATGCCTAACCTGGCCCCCCGCACCAGCCTGCGTTCCCTGGAGGCGGTCAGGAACAGCCGCAGCATGGAGGCTAACCTCCAGAGCTCTGGCAACCGCATATCTCACCTGCCCCACTCCccttcctcag GTATGTCATCTAGTCGGATGCGAGGCAGTGGCCAGTCCCCTCTGTCCATGCGGGTCCCTGTCAAAGCCATGGGCTCCATGTCAGGGGCCCGCCAGCCCTCCAGGGTCCTGCCTGTAGTCCAGAGTGGACCCAATGGAGGGGTACGGAGGGTCCAGTCCCCAGGGCCTGCCAATGGAGGAGCCTACCCAGCTGGGAGAGCCTCTACTGGGGGTGGGAGGCAAGCAGCAGCCCCATCCTCCAGGGGAAGACTGGCCCAGACACCGAGAAG GTCTATGGGGATGACTAGAACAAATGGCCCAATCTCAAATGAGTCGTGGAGAGACGGCTGTTACTGA
- the zgc:66447 gene encoding SLAIN motif-containing protein-like isoform X3 encodes MVVPDSAGEVQPAGNDCTGGLMKTSQQSYEEEQELAGVELEEVRKLQELIRRLEVQNQTLRNRGDSKNLHLRGATTTNSNLTTSTNINERISSSKEVTNTNSPLRLGSSGSCGTELGSSNLELSPPQDSSSDLELSPPQDSSSSEDISPLPAANRIEDADGGLCAGFLTLPCGNGPGSAPTQGLSTTPESPSLDSYESETLAESDSGVDPLALDEVDVLDLWEDLAEVDDEDSWLYVSPKKQVVAEPRPESPLKWCRKVLDHPSPETEVACRTLLNRLDQTSRWRNIYSSSGQTGEAGSSGSGLLSPGYHNKSTNKILLTSGGSGYMSMYSALSSQSSVDSELSTSDDSITMGYKLQDLTDVQIMARLQEESLRQDYASSSASVSRRSSSASLQSLRRGGTYSDQEFDTYSLEDEEDECCSLPQRRLRYSPSPLGSPRCLSPSPGSQGQAEYSRLGAPRQRAPRRSLQGPGPELLKFAKTEEEVRHSMPNLAPRTSLRSLEAVRNSRSMEANLQSSGNRISHLPHSPSSGMSSSRMRGSGQSPLSMRVPVKAMGSMSGARQPSRVLPVVQSGPNGGVRRVQSPGPANGGAYPAGRASTGGGRQAAAPSSRGRLAQTPRRSMGMTRTNGPISNESWRDGCY; translated from the exons ATGGTAGTTCCGGACAGCGCCGGTGAGGTCCAACCGGCAGGCAATGACTGTACCGGGGGTCTCATGAAGACGTCCCAGCAAAGCTACGAGGAAGAGCAGGAGCTAGCAGGGGTGGAGTTGGAGGAGGTACGTAAGCTCCAGGAGCTCATTCGAAGACTCGAGGTCCAGAATCAAACACTCCGCAACAGGGGAGACAGTAAGAATCTACATCTCAGAGGAGCGACCACCACAAACAGTAACCTCACAACCAGTACCAACATCAATGAGAGAATCTCTTCCAGCAAAGAGGTTACCAACACCAACTCCCCTCTCAGGTTGGGGAGCAGTGGAAGCTGTGGAACGGAACTAGGCAGCAGTAACTTGGAGCTGTCCCCTCCtcaggacagcagcagtgacttGGAGCTGTCCCCTCCTCAGGACAGTAGTAGCAGTGAGGATATCTCCCCACTCCCTGCAGCTAACCGGATAGAGGATGCGGATGGTGGATTGTGTGCAGGCTTTCTGACCCTGCCGTGCGGGAATGGACCAGGATCGGCACCGACCCAGGGGCTAAGCACAACCCCAGAGAGTCCCTCTCTGGACAGTTATGAGTCTGAGACCCTGGCGGAGAGCGACTCGGGGGTGGACCCGTTGGCCCTGGATGAGGTTGATGTTCTGGACCTATGGGAGGACCTTGCAGAGGTGGATGACGAGGACAGCTG gttgtatgTCTCCCCTAAGAAGCAGGTAGTTGCTGAGCCCAGACCTGAGTCTCCTCTGAAGTGGTGTCGGAAGGTTCTGGACCACCCCAGCCCAGAGACGGAGGTGGCCTGTCGCACCCTGCTCAACCGTCTCGACCAGA CGTCTCGCTGGAGGAACATCTACAGCAGCTCTGGTCAGACGGGGGAGGCTGGCTCCTCTGGCTCTGGCCTCCTCTCTCCTGGGTACCACAACAAATCCACTAACAAAATCCTACTAACCAGTGGTGGCTCAG GCTACATGAGTATGTACTCTGCTCTGAGTTCCCAGTCATCTGTAGACAGTGAGCTGAGTACCTCAGACGACTCCATCACCATGGGTTACAAGCTACAGGACCTCACTGATGTCCAGATCATGGCCCGCCtacaggaagaga gtTTGAGACAGGACtatgcctccagctctgcctcaGTGTCTCGTCGTagttcctctgcctccctccagtcTCTACGTCGGGGTGGAACCTACAGCGACCAGGAGTTTGATACCTACAGcttggaggatgaggaggatgagtgTTGCTCTCTGCCCCAGCGACGCCTCCgctactccccctctcccctgggcTCGCCCCGctgcctctccccctcaccaGGCTCCCAGGGCCAGGCAGAGTACAGCAGGCTGGGGGCCCCCCGGCAACGCGCTCCACGTCGATCGCTACAGGGACCCGGGCCCGAGCTGCTAAAGTTCGCCAAGACCGAGG AAGAGGTGAGGCACAGCATGCCTAACCTGGCCCCCCGCACCAGCCTGCGTTCCCTGGAGGCGGTCAGGAACAGCCGCAGCATGGAGGCTAACCTCCAGAGCTCTGGCAACCGCATATCTCACCTGCCCCACTCCccttcctcag GTATGTCATCTAGTCGGATGCGAGGCAGTGGCCAGTCCCCTCTGTCCATGCGGGTCCCTGTCAAAGCCATGGGCTCCATGTCAGGGGCCCGCCAGCCCTCCAGGGTCCTGCCTGTAGTCCAGAGTGGACCCAATGGAGGGGTACGGAGGGTCCAGTCCCCAGGGCCTGCCAATGGAGGAGCCTACCCAGCTGGGAGAGCCTCTACTGGGGGTGGGAGGCAAGCAGCAGCCCCATCCTCCAGGGGAAGACTGGCCCAGACACCGAGAAG GTCTATGGGGATGACTAGAACAAATGGCCCAATCTCAAATGAGTCGTGGAGAGACGGCTGTTACTGA